The following DNA comes from Herpetosiphon gulosus.
CTGTGAAAACAGGCAGCGTAGCCAGCCGCAAACAATTGCTCGGGGTTGGTCGCGCCGCCAGGCCCACCTAACTCTTTGGGCGAGGCAAGATCGAGCGTTAAGCTGCCATCAGCTGCGGTTACTTGGCCCGTGCGTCCGCCCGTTGCCGTCATTGTGGTCGTATATAAGGTTTTAAGTGCCATAATCATCTATCTCCAAAAACATACTAGATTTATATTGATAACAATCATATTGTATGCAATATAATTTGTCAACAGCTAATTTTCGTGCTACGGTGCTTGAGTTATATAAACAGGAGGCCAGCGATGAACTTGGAACAACAGGGCTTATTGTTGGAGCAGCAATTGTGCTTCGATGTCTATGCGGCCTCGCGAGCGATCAATAAGGCTTATCGGCCACTTTTAGAAGCCTTGGGCTTAACGTACCCTCAATATTTGGTGATGTTGGTGCTGTGGGAGCATGAAGCCCAGACCGTCAAACAACTCGGCGAACAATTACAACTCGATTCAGGCACGCTCTCGCCATTGCTCAAACGACTTGAAAGTGCAGGCTTTTTGCAGCGTCAACGCCGTGCCAGCGACGAACGTGAAGTTGAAATTCAATTAACCGAAGCAGGCCAAGCCTTGCGCCAACAGGCCAGCAATGTACCAGCCTCAATTTTTCAGGCAATTGGCTTAAGTGCTGCTGAATATCTACAGCTTAAGCGTTTGCTACGCCAAGTGATGGCTTCGGTTGAAGCAAATCTCCCTGATTAGGGATGGTTAGTTTTGATAAACTTGATTCAATCGATCATGATCACCACCCCTCCGCCCCGCCTCAAGGCGGAGAACGCAGGTGGTTTTCATCCCCCTGCACCCCCTAAAGCACAATCATTGGATAGCTATCGCACAATAGCGAATCTGCAAAGAGATGTTTGACGAAGTGCTTTTGATCGAAATGCGACGGCCCCTACGATCAAACCATCTATGGTATAATCAAGGCCCGTACTGATGATATTCAGTGCGGATTTTTTATTTAACGCGGAGCACAGTAAATGACGAAGTATATTTTCGTGACGGGTGGCGTAGCTTCATCGGTGGGCAAGGGAATCACCGTGGCCTCGCTGGGCCGTTTGCTGAAAAGTCGTGGCATTAGCGTTTCAATTCAAAAACTTGATCCATATATCAATGTTGACCCTGGTACGATGTCGCCCTACCAACATGGCGAGGTCTTTGTGACCGAAGATGG
Coding sequences within:
- a CDS encoding MarR family transcriptional regulator, whose translation is MNLEQQGLLLEQQLCFDVYAASRAINKAYRPLLEALGLTYPQYLVMLVLWEHEAQTVKQLGEQLQLDSGTLSPLLKRLESAGFLQRQRRASDEREVEIQLTEAGQALRQQASNVPASIFQAIGLSAAEYLQLKRLLRQVMASVEANLPD